The following proteins come from a genomic window of Metarhizium brunneum chromosome 2, complete sequence:
- the yfcG gene encoding Disulfide-bond oxidoreductase YfcG, giving the protein MARPTGLIASKGIELLTWSTPNGYKASILLEELKEAYGLQYTSQGINIGQNIQKEPWFTAINPNGRIPAIVDHDHGDLAVFEGNAILSYLSRRYDTERLFSFAPDDDDYTRAESWIGWQHGGLGPMQGQANHFVRAAKEKIAYGMQRYVGETERLYGILDARLKDRDFVVGPGRGKYSIADIALLGWVNAVRGTTISIDQFPSIKAWLARCWERPAVQRGFQVPSAPASSALTPQVGEAAEQAKQLKQLVDEAKKQYGYVYSSP; this is encoded by the exons ATGGCACGCCCAACTGGTCTCATTGCCTCCAAGGGCATTGAATTACTCACCTGGA GCACTCCCAACGGATACAAGGCTAGCATCCTCCTTGAAGAGTTGAAGGAGGCCTATGGGCTTCAGTATACATCCCAGGGTATCAACATCGGCCAGAATATTCAAAAGGAGCCGTGGTTCACGGCCATTAACCCGAATGGTCGCATTCCCGCCATTGTCGACCATGACCACGGCGACTTGGCTGTTTTTGAGGGCAATGCAATCTTGTCGTACCTGTCTCGCCGATATGATACGGAGAGACTCTTCTCGTTTGCCCCAGACGATGATGACTATACACGCGCAGAGTCTTGGATAGGCTGGCAGCACGGTGGCCTGGGTCCCATGCAGGGGCAAGCCAACCACTTTGTACGagccgccaaggagaagattgCCTACGGAATGCAGCGCTATGTTGGTGAAACGGAACGGCTGTACGGCATCCTCGACGCTCGCCTCAAGGACCGGGACTTCGTCGTAGGTCCGGGACGGGGCAAGTATAGCATCGCCGACATTGCTCTCTTGGGGTGGGTCAACGCCGTCCGAGGCACAACCATTTCCATTGACCAGTTCCCGTCCATCAAGGCATGGCTGGCACGTTGCTGGGAGCGTCCCGCGGTACAGAGGGGCTTCCAGGTTCCCTCTGCACCGGCGTCCTCAGCCCTCACGCCCCAAGTAGGCGAGGCTGCCGAACAGGCAAAGCAGCTCAAGCAATTGGTTGatgaggccaagaagcaatACGGCTATGTTTATTCGTCGCCATGA
- the rcd1 gene encoding Cell differentiation protein rcd1 yields the protein MCLLLQQQQQQQQQQQQQQQQQQQQQQQQQQQQQQVQQQQSHFNRMTGNHSAGGTGGNMGGAHAQDSGHENISEDNRRTMAYIADLLNENTREAALLELSKKREQVPELALILWHSFGEHLSKAEMTDARVMTSLLQEIISVYTLLNPSQLTAAASNRVCNALALLQCVASHNDTRTLFLNAHIPLFLYPFLNTTSKSRPFEYLRLTSLGVIGALVKNDSSDVINFLLTTEIIPLCLRIMETGSELSKTVAIFIVQKILLDDNGLNYICATYERFYAVGTVLSNMVAQLVESQTARLLKHVVRCFLRLSDNARAREALRQCLPEPLRDATFSSVLRDDAATKRCLAQLLINLSDNVVDNSQGVSNM from the exons ATGTGTCTGTTgctccaacaacaacaacaacaacaacaacaacaacaacaacaacagcagcagcagcagcagcagcagcaacaacaacagcaacagcaacaacaggtTCAGCAACAGCAATCGCACTTCAACCGCATGACTGGTAATCATTCTGCCGGTGGCACTGGTGGCAATATGGGAGGCGCTCATGCCCAGGATTCCGGCCATGAGAACATCTCGGAGGATAATCGGCGCACGATGGCGTACATTGCCGATTTATTAAACGAGAACACGAGGGAGGCAGCTTTGCTAGAGCTGAGCAAGAAGAGAGAACAGGTGCCTGAACTAGCTCTGATTTTGTGGCACTCATTCGGTGAGCATTTGTCCAAGGCTGAAATGACGGATGCCC GGGTTATGACCTCTCTTTTACAGGAAATAATTTCCGTCTACACGCTTCTCAACCCTTCGCAGCTCACAGCTGCTGCGTCAAACCGCGTTTGCAACGCCTTGGCACTACTCCAGTGTGTTGCGTCGCATAATGATACCCGGACCTTGTTTCTTAACG CGCATATCCCTCTGTTCTTGTACCCATTTCTAAACACGACATCCAAGTCCCGACCGTTTGAATACCTGCGACTAACCTCCCTGGGTGTTATTGGTGCGTTGGTGAAGAACGACTCTTCGGACGTTATCAATTTTCTCCTCACAACGGAGATTATTCCTCTGTGCCTTCGGATCATGGAGACTGGCTCAGAGCTTAGTAAGACTGTTGCCATATTTATTGTTCAGAAGATTCTGCTGGACGATAACGGCCTCAATTATATCTGCGCCACCTACGAGCGCTTCTATGCTGTAGGCACTGTGCTGAGCAACATGGTCGCTCAGCTTGTCGAGTCCCAGACTGCACGGCTCCTCAAACACGTGGTCCGATGCTTTCTTAG ACTTAGCGACAACGCCCGAGCTCGTGAGGCTCTTCGCCAATGCCTACCAGAACCTCTGCGAGATGCTACCTTCTCGTCTGTTTTAAGAGATGACGCTGCAACTAAGAGATGCCTTGCTCAGCTCCTTATCAATTTGTCTGACAACGTCGTGGACAACTCGCAAGGCGTTTCCAACATGTGA
- the FBP1 gene encoding Fructose-1,6-bisphosphatase: protein MADNSNGEKVNTNIVTLTRFLNEEQTKHKEASGDFTLLCHALQFSFKSIAYYIRRATLVNLTGLAGSSNTTGDEQKKLDVISNDLFIEAMRSSNKCALLVSEEEEDIIYFENATGSRYAVACDPIDGSSNLDAGVSVGTIFAIHKLPEGSTARKEDILKPGTELIAAGFTMYGASSQLVLTMKNSSVNGFTLDNGIGEFILTHPNMRIPKSRAIYSVNEGNSLYWEENTISYFNSLKQAQSNGKPYSSRYIGSMVADAYRTLLYGGIFAYPADKKSPKGKLRILYECAPMAMVFENAGGQALDSNMKRMMEVDPEHIHDRSGIFMGSYDEIEKVKSFHK from the exons ATGGCGGACAACAGCAACGGCGAAAAGGTCAACACCAACATTGTGACGCTGACTCGGTTCCTCAATGAGGAGCAGACCAAGCACAAGGAGGCCAGCGGTGACTTTAC TTTACTCTGCCATGCCCTCCAGTTCTCATTCAAGTCCATCGCATACTACATCCGCCGCGCAACCCTCGTCAACCTCACCGGCCTGGCCGGCTCCTCCAACACCACGGGTGacgagcagaagaagctcgacgTCATCTCAAACGACCTCTTCATCGAGGCCATGCGCTCGTCCAACAAGTGCGCTCTGCTCGTCTccgaagaggaagaagacatcATCTACTTTGAGAATGCCACGGGCTCCCGCTACGCCGTTGCGTGCGACCCCATTGACGGCTCTTccaacctcgacgccggTGTCTCCGTCGGCACCATCTTTGCCATCCACAAGCTCCCCGAGGGCTCCACGGCCCGCAAGGAGGACATCCTCAAGCCCGGCACCGAGCTCATCGCCGCTGGCTTCACCATGTACGGCGCCTCGTCGCAACTGGTGCTCACCATGAAGAACAGCTCCGTCAACGGCTTCACGCTCGACAACGGCATTGGCGAGTTCATCCTGACGCACCCCAACATGCGCATCCCCAAGTCGAGGGCCATTTACTCCGTCAACGAAGGCAACTCTCTGTACTGGGAGGAGAACACCATTAGCTACTTTAACTCGTTGAAGCAGGCCCAGTCCAATGGAAAGCCGTATTCTTCGAGATACATTGGCTCCATGGTGGCCGATGCGTATAGAACGCTGCTGTATGGCGGCATCTTTGCCTATCCTGCCGACAAGAAGAGCCCCAAGGGCAAGCTGCGTATTTTGTATGAATGcgcgcccatggccatggtttttGAGAATG CTGGTGGCCAAGCTCTCGACAGCAACATGAAGCGCATGATGGAGGTCGATCCCGAGCATATCCACGACCGCTCGGGCATTTTCATGGGCAGCTATGACGAGATTGAAAAGGTCAAATCTTTTCACAAGTAA